The following nucleotide sequence is from Streptomyces brevispora.
CCAGCGCCGCACCAGCTGTCCCGGCCCCGGGCGTCCGCCGTCCGGCAGGCTCACCACCCGTATGCCCATGATCAGCTTGCCGGCGCCCCCGCCGACGAGCGCGGTGAGCACCACCTGGTTGAGGAAGGAGAGGGCGAGCACCGGCCCGAGCAGCAGCGCGACGCCCTTCGGGAAGGGCGTCGCCTCCACGTGCGGCCGGGCCAGCAACCCGGCGGCGACCAGGCAGAGATAGCAGTCGAGCCCCACGGCGAGATAGCGGCGCATCTCCCCGGCCCGCGGCGGTGTGCGCTGCCCGGACCGCCCTGTCCGGCCGGGTAGGTGCGGGGGTCTCGGCTGCCCGTGTCGGGGCAACGGATTTCCGGCCAACGGCGTTGACCCGTAAGGCCCGTGAGGATTCCGGACGCTACGGTTCCCCACGTTCCCCCGTGATGTCTTCATGAGCGCATCATGTCGGAATCACCTGTCACCGCGG
It contains:
- a CDS encoding RDD family protein is translated as MRRYLAVGLDCYLCLVAAGLLARPHVEATPFPKGVALLLGPVLALSFLNQVVLTALVGGGAGKLIMGIRVVSLPDGGRPGPGQLVRRWLHGLCWLPLQPWYGLRARLARTDDGPGPVPRGCEEGDPYAGPYTDPVGVRQVRRTDLVANRRAAAGRAA